The proteins below are encoded in one region of Mangifera indica cultivar Alphonso chromosome 7, CATAS_Mindica_2.1, whole genome shotgun sequence:
- the LOC123221789 gene encoding PTI1-like tyrosine-protein kinase 1 isoform X1, with translation MDYEYQRRGPGAHAAPPSGHFVRLENSPEHNHNLKKKAGMRRWLCCTCQVEESYSPHENERLKNQDYQDGNHKSRVSVPAKPEVQKAAPPIEVPPLSLDELKETTDSFGSKALIGEGSYGRVYYANLSSGKAVAVKKLDVSSEPETNTEFLTQVSMVSRLKHENLVELLGYCVDGSTRVLAYEFATMGSLHDILHGRKGVQGAQPGPVLDWMTRVRIAVDAARGLEYLHEKVQPSIIHRDIRSSNVLLFEDFKAKIADFNLSNQAPDMAARLHSTRVLGTFGYHAPEYAMTGQLTQKSDVYSFGVVLLELLTGRKPVDHTMPRGQQSLVTWATPRLSEDKVKQCVDPKLKGEYPPKGVAKLAAVAALCVQYEAEFRPNMSIVVKALQPLLKSSSQPAAPGPEA, from the exons ATGGACTACGAATATCAACGGCGTGGTCCAGGG GCACATGCAGCACCTCCTTCTGGTCACTTTGTACGCTTGGAGAATAGTCCTGAACATAATCACAATTTGAAGAAGAAAGCGGGAATGCGTCGGTGGCTTTGTTGTACTTGTCAAGTTGAGGAGTCGTACTCACCACACGAAAACGAGCGATTGAAAAACCAGGATTATCAAGATG GGAACCACAAATCAAGGGTTTCAGTTCCTGCTAAACCTGAAGTGCAAAAGGCAGCACCACCTATTGAAGTGCCGCCATTGTCTTTGGATGAACTGAAAGAAACAACTGACAGTTTTGGATCAAAGGCATTGATTGGTGAAGGATCATATGGAAGAGTGTATTATGCAAACTTAAGTAGTGGAAAAGCTGTTGCTGTAAAGAAGCTAGATGTTTCATCTGAGCCTGAGACAAATACTGAGTTTTTGACTCAG GTTTCAATGGTTTCAAGATTGAAGCACGAAAATCTTGTTGAGTTGCTTGGTTACTGTGTTGATGGAAGTACCCGTGTGCTCGCGTACGAGTTTGCAACAATGGGATCTCTTCATGACATATTGCATG GTAGGAAGGGAGTTCAAGGAGCACAACCAGGTCCAGTGCTTGACTGGATGACACGGGTTAGGATTGCAGTTGATGCAGCAAGGGGTTTGGAGTACTTGCATGAGAAGGTTCAACCTTCTATAATCCACAGAGATATCAGATCCAGCAATGTGCTTCTCTTTGAAGATTTCAAGGCCAAGATTGCAGATTTTAACCTTTCAAATCAGGCTCCTGACATGGCTGCTCGTCTTCATTCTACCCGTGTTTTGGGAACCTTTGGCTATCATGCTCCAGA ATATGCAATGACTGGACAATTGACACAGAAAAGTGATGTATACAGCTTTGGAGTAGTCCTTCTAGAGCTTTTGACAGGAAGGAAACCTGTTGATCACACTATGCCTCGTGGACAACAGAGTCTTGTTACCTGG gCTACTCCAAGATTAAGTGAAGACAAAGTCAAACAGTGTGTGGATCCCAAGCTAAAAGGAGAATACCCTCCTAAAGGAGTAGCTAAG CTGGCAGCAGTTGCAGCATTGTGTGTGCAGTATGAAGCTGAGTTCCGGCCGAATATGAGCATTGTCGTGAAGGCTCTTCAACCACTTCTGAAGTCATCATCTCAGCCTGCAGCTCCAGGCCCAGAGGCCTAA
- the LOC123221789 gene encoding PTI1-like tyrosine-protein kinase 1 isoform X2, with amino-acid sequence MRRWLCCTCQVEESYSPHENERLKNQDYQDGNHKSRVSVPAKPEVQKAAPPIEVPPLSLDELKETTDSFGSKALIGEGSYGRVYYANLSSGKAVAVKKLDVSSEPETNTEFLTQVSMVSRLKHENLVELLGYCVDGSTRVLAYEFATMGSLHDILHGRKGVQGAQPGPVLDWMTRVRIAVDAARGLEYLHEKVQPSIIHRDIRSSNVLLFEDFKAKIADFNLSNQAPDMAARLHSTRVLGTFGYHAPEYAMTGQLTQKSDVYSFGVVLLELLTGRKPVDHTMPRGQQSLVTWATPRLSEDKVKQCVDPKLKGEYPPKGVAKLAAVAALCVQYEAEFRPNMSIVVKALQPLLKSSSQPAAPGPEA; translated from the exons ATGCGTCGGTGGCTTTGTTGTACTTGTCAAGTTGAGGAGTCGTACTCACCACACGAAAACGAGCGATTGAAAAACCAGGATTATCAAGATG GGAACCACAAATCAAGGGTTTCAGTTCCTGCTAAACCTGAAGTGCAAAAGGCAGCACCACCTATTGAAGTGCCGCCATTGTCTTTGGATGAACTGAAAGAAACAACTGACAGTTTTGGATCAAAGGCATTGATTGGTGAAGGATCATATGGAAGAGTGTATTATGCAAACTTAAGTAGTGGAAAAGCTGTTGCTGTAAAGAAGCTAGATGTTTCATCTGAGCCTGAGACAAATACTGAGTTTTTGACTCAG GTTTCAATGGTTTCAAGATTGAAGCACGAAAATCTTGTTGAGTTGCTTGGTTACTGTGTTGATGGAAGTACCCGTGTGCTCGCGTACGAGTTTGCAACAATGGGATCTCTTCATGACATATTGCATG GTAGGAAGGGAGTTCAAGGAGCACAACCAGGTCCAGTGCTTGACTGGATGACACGGGTTAGGATTGCAGTTGATGCAGCAAGGGGTTTGGAGTACTTGCATGAGAAGGTTCAACCTTCTATAATCCACAGAGATATCAGATCCAGCAATGTGCTTCTCTTTGAAGATTTCAAGGCCAAGATTGCAGATTTTAACCTTTCAAATCAGGCTCCTGACATGGCTGCTCGTCTTCATTCTACCCGTGTTTTGGGAACCTTTGGCTATCATGCTCCAGA ATATGCAATGACTGGACAATTGACACAGAAAAGTGATGTATACAGCTTTGGAGTAGTCCTTCTAGAGCTTTTGACAGGAAGGAAACCTGTTGATCACACTATGCCTCGTGGACAACAGAGTCTTGTTACCTGG gCTACTCCAAGATTAAGTGAAGACAAAGTCAAACAGTGTGTGGATCCCAAGCTAAAAGGAGAATACCCTCCTAAAGGAGTAGCTAAG CTGGCAGCAGTTGCAGCATTGTGTGTGCAGTATGAAGCTGAGTTCCGGCCGAATATGAGCATTGTCGTGAAGGCTCTTCAACCACTTCTGAAGTCATCATCTCAGCCTGCAGCTCCAGGCCCAGAGGCCTAA